In Alkaliphilus flagellatus, one DNA window encodes the following:
- a CDS encoding RluA family pseudouridine synthase, whose amino-acid sequence MILESKQKEDIIIYDAEYEDDGKELKQVLKGRLDFSSRLLSKLKRSKSVFINGEYNKYHETVKDGDEIKIVMDEESNHFIPQDIPFEVAYEDVDLILVNKQPGIVTHPTKSHPDNTIANAASWYLMNKGVNCKIRFVNRLDMDTSGLLVIAKNAYSHHVLSQQMQEDKIEKKYIAFVRGVIREDKGRIEAPIHRTSADSIKRIVDENGQDSITEFKVLERYKNATMLEVKLLTGRTHQIRVHMEHIGHALIGDTLYGKDDGELIGRQALHAKYLYFLQPRYRKEVEVEASLPEDLIELRNKLQNM is encoded by the coding sequence ATGATATTAGAAAGTAAGCAAAAAGAAGACATAATTATATATGATGCTGAGTATGAGGATGATGGAAAGGAATTAAAGCAGGTTCTTAAAGGAAGATTAGATTTTTCAAGTAGATTATTATCGAAATTAAAACGAAGTAAAAGTGTTTTTATTAACGGAGAATATAATAAGTACCATGAAACAGTGAAAGATGGGGATGAAATTAAGATTGTTATGGATGAAGAGTCGAATCATTTTATTCCTCAAGATATTCCCTTTGAAGTTGCTTATGAGGATGTTGATTTAATATTAGTAAATAAACAGCCTGGTATAGTAACTCATCCAACAAAAAGTCATCCAGATAACACGATTGCTAATGCAGCATCATGGTACTTGATGAATAAAGGTGTTAATTGTAAAATCAGGTTTGTTAATAGATTGGATATGGATACTTCAGGCCTATTAGTTATTGCTAAAAATGCATATTCCCATCATGTTCTTTCCCAACAGATGCAAGAAGACAAGATTGAAAAAAAATATATTGCATTTGTTAGGGGAGTAATTAGGGAGGATAAGGGTAGAATTGAAGCGCCAATTCATAGAACCTCTGCAGATTCTATAAAAAGGATTGTAGATGAAAATGGACAGGATTCTATTACGGAATTTAAAGTATTAGAAAGATATAAAAATGCAACTATGCTTGAAGTAAAATTATTAACAGGTAGAACCCATCAAATACGTGTGCATATGGAGCATATAGGGCATGCGCTAATAGGAGATACTCTTTATGGTAAAGATGATGGAGAGTTGATAGGGCGTCAAGCCTTGCATGCTAAATATTTATATTTTTTACAGCCAAGGTATAGAAAGGAAGTAGAAGTAGAAGCGAGCTTACCAGAGGATTTAATAGAGCTTAGAAATAAGCTTCAAAATATGTAA